In Dasypus novemcinctus isolate mDasNov1 chromosome 23, mDasNov1.1.hap2, whole genome shotgun sequence, the following proteins share a genomic window:
- the LOC131275604 gene encoding ral guanine nucleotide dissociation stimulator-like, with the protein MQMVGEQLEEGLVYAVYIEKVQVRRGPGQGQRWYQRMNVWARSREEHRMVRMVKAGPWENLAEHLVPAFQEGDLVFVKTFLGTYRVFTTTEQVLHLLFRRYGQSLRGRDRQGGCLEMRNTVSSLLGTWMDRYAEDFTEPLGLPCLKLLVGYAQVYLPGSTLECRAIALLSWRNHLEPIEAEPKAHLSAPEQQMPPGQHPLPVPPPVAVTGALPEPEEAPSPPLLPAPEFVPVLGQQIEPEALGDVAPAPELKVALAPPPLLPTVLGPVTPVEVPSMPTLMVEPAPSSDVAPAAMLEEVTSPSLSPVPELEALPPPPPESPTHFKSVPFMEPQPLNLPSAAMALEGEASLAPPPEPVPRLDPALGQATPPEPSCSCTLPLEIRLSEEIANLLAFPPELVAQQLTRMDVDLFKKVVPYHCLGSIWSQRNKKCKEEMAPTVHATITHFNRVMNCVMSTCVGNQSMKDPARARVVEHWIEVARECRILHNQSSFYAVISGLQSYPLLCLLKTWEEVSRDSFCLFLTLSEIYWKEHNLSHGSELIIKRSISKFSTLEANPQIVQRQHQQQERGDIQGVVPCLRTFLTQFLLLEYAMPEYLDGRKINFEKKRKEYQMVEELQQLQAGCCYEALVPHESFGAWFAAMEQLSEKDQ; encoded by the exons ATGCAGATGGTAGGGGAACAGCTGGAGGAGGGGCTCGTCTACGCCGTCTACATAGAGAAGGTGCAGGTCCGTCGAGGCCCTGGCCAGGGCCAGCGCTGGTACCAG AGGATGAATGTCTGGGCCCGCTCGAGGGAGGAGCACCGCATGGTGCGCATGGTCAAGGCAGGCCCGTGGGAGAACCTGGCCGAGCACCTGGTGCCCGCCTTCCAGGAGGGGGACCTTGTCTTTGTCAAGACCTTCCTGGGGACATACCGCGTGTTCACCACCACCGAGCAGGTCCTGCACCTGTTGTTCAGAAG ATATGGACAGAGCCTCCGTGGCAGAGACAGGCAAGGAGGATGCCTGGAAATGAGAAA CACCGTCTCCTCGCTGCTGGGCACCTGGATGGACCGGTATGCTGAGGATTTCACAGAACCTCTAGGCTTGCCCTGCCTCAAGCTGCTGGTGGGCTACGCCCAGGTGTATCTTCCTGGCTCTACCCTGGAGTGCCGAGCCATAGCTCTACTGTCATGGAGGAACCATCTGGAGCCCATTGAGGCTGAGCCAAAGG CTCATTTGTCAGCCCCAGAGCAGCAAATGCCTCCAGGACAACATCCACTGCCAGTTCCACCACCTGTGGCAGTCACAGGGGCACTTccagagcctgaagaagctccatctccacctctgctgCCAGCTCCTGAGTTTGTCCCAGTGCTTGGACAACAAATAGAGCCTGAAGCATTAGGTGATGTAGCACCAGCTCCGGAGCTGAAGGTGGCTCTAGCACCACCACCACTTCTACCCACAGTGCTAGGGCCTGTGACACCTGTGGAGGTACCATCAATGCCGACTCTGATGGTAGAGCCAGCTCCATCCTCAGATGTTGCACCTGCAGCCATGCTGGAAGAAGTCACATCACCATCTCTATCACCAGTTCCTGAGCTGGAGGCACTCCCACCGCCACCTCCAGAGTCACCTACACATTTCAAGTCAGTGCCCTTTATGGAACCACAGCCTCTTAACTTGCCTTCAGCAGCAATGGCTCTTGAGGGGGAGGCAAGTCTGGCACCACCACCAGAGCCAGTGCCAAGGCTCGACCCAGCACTGGGGCAGGCCACACCCCCAGAACCTTCCTGCTCTTGTACTTTGCCTTTGGAAATCAGGCTGAGTGAGGAGATTGCTAACCTCCTGGCTTTCCCTCCAGAGCTGGTGGCACAGCAGCTGACCCGAATGGATGTG gatctcttcaagaaggtggtgccctatcactgcctgggctccatctggtcccagcgtaacaaaaaatgcaaagaagaaatggcGCCCACCGTCCATGCCACCATCACCCATTTCAACCGGGTGATGAACTGCGTCATGTCCACCTGCGTCGGGAACCAGAGCATGAAGGACCcagccagggccagggtggtggagcactggatcGAGGTGGCCAGG GAGTGCCGAATCCTCCATAACCAATCATCCTTCTATGCTGTCATCTCTGGTCTCCAGAGCTATCCACTTCTCTGTCTATTGaagacatgggaggaagtttccaG ggacagcttctgcctctttctgactctgtCAGAGATTTACTGGAAGGAGCACAACCTCTCCCATGGCAGTGAGCTGATCATCAAG AGGTCCATCTCTAAATTCTCCACCCTGGAGGCAAATCCCCAAATAGTCCAGAGGCAGCACCAGCAGCAAGAGAGG GGTGACATCCAAGGTGTGGTCCCATGCCTGAGAACTTTCCTCACACAATTTTTGCTTTTGGAGTATGCCATGCCAGAGTATCTGGAT GGAAGGAAgatcaattttgaaaaaaaaaggaag GAATACCAGATGGTGGAggagctccagcagctccaggcGGGCTGCTGCTATGAGGCCCTTGTGCCACATGAATCATTTGGAGCCTGGTTTGCAGCCATGGAGCAGCTCAGTGAGAAGGACCAGTGA